From a single Myxococcus fulvus genomic region:
- a CDS encoding MbtH family protein → MADEREDTTIYKVVVNHEEQYSIWPADRENALGWKDAGKQGLKAECLAYIKEVWTDMRPLSLRKKMEEQALKN, encoded by the coding sequence ATGGCGGACGAGCGCGAAGACACGACGATCTACAAGGTCGTCGTCAACCACGAGGAGCAGTACTCCATCTGGCCGGCGGACCGGGAGAACGCGCTGGGCTGGAAGGACGCGGGCAAGCAGGGCCTGAAGGCCGAGTGCCTCGCGTACATCAAGGAAGTGTGGACGGACATGCGTCCGCTCAGCCTGCGCAAGAAGATGGAAGAGCAGGCCCTGAAGAACTGA
- the fruA gene encoding response regulator transcription factor FruA, whose amino-acid sequence MATNQAAIRVSILEGPFVMWENIADGLRGEGVSVTSVTRDARLFLDSLGTDPPQVAVMDVEGDGEASLGCSVTEGINLLREARKRRLEVRMLLLSAVSVPEIISQCFDEGASGYLFRKGLGTSAVSSAINSLVRGERLFPVQLLRNDFEHPPVTTPTASVLMALTQREREVLQYVSGGADNLKIAAHLQIAERTVKSHVTQLYRKLGAENRTQLALRACHLGVRPPPDL is encoded by the coding sequence ATGGCAACTAATCAAGCTGCGATTCGTGTATCCATTCTCGAAGGACCGTTCGTGATGTGGGAGAACATCGCCGACGGTCTTCGTGGTGAGGGCGTGAGCGTGACCTCGGTGACGAGGGATGCGCGCTTGTTCCTCGACAGCCTCGGGACCGATCCGCCGCAGGTGGCGGTGATGGATGTGGAAGGAGACGGCGAAGCATCCCTGGGATGCTCCGTGACGGAGGGCATCAACCTGCTGCGCGAGGCCCGCAAGCGACGTCTGGAGGTGCGCATGCTCCTCCTGTCGGCCGTGAGCGTGCCGGAGATCATCTCCCAATGCTTCGACGAAGGAGCCTCGGGGTATCTCTTCCGCAAGGGGCTGGGCACCTCCGCGGTCTCCTCGGCCATCAACTCACTGGTGCGCGGTGAGCGGCTGTTCCCGGTCCAACTGCTGCGCAACGACTTCGAGCATCCACCGGTGACGACGCCCACCGCGAGCGTGCTCATGGCGCTCACGCAGCGCGAGCGTGAGGTGCTGCAGTATGTCTCCGGCGGCGCGGACAACCTGAAGATCGCCGCGCACCTGCAAATCGCCGAGCGCACCGTGAAGTCGCACGTCACGCAGCTCTACCGGAAGCTCGGGGCCGAGAACCGCACCCAGCTCGCGTTGCGCGCGTGCCACCTGGGGGTGCGTCCGCCTCCGGACCTCTGA
- a CDS encoding RDD family protein: MRTAPIPQIAVATPERVALSLPVAGIGYRCLAWLVDASLLFFFWVVAYFVFTLLVSDVLGVFQGLSSLGQTLLVVGVFATQWLYWTLGEVFFHGQTPGKRALGIRVVRLDGSPVGLYESAVRNLCRAVDFLPGVYAVGCISLLLTPRHQRLGDVLAGTVLVREERIDLDKYTQPAPQTTSGAVPSTARALKSDEVELVLAFLTRAPGLAPDVRRSMGARMVEKLGGLTDEERDAVLASSTSIEAHLRGLVRTER; this comes from the coding sequence ATGAGGACCGCACCCATCCCCCAAATCGCCGTGGCCACGCCGGAGCGCGTGGCGCTCTCCCTGCCCGTGGCCGGAATCGGCTACCGGTGTCTGGCGTGGTTGGTGGACGCCAGCCTGCTCTTCTTCTTCTGGGTGGTGGCGTACTTCGTCTTCACGCTGCTGGTGTCGGACGTGCTGGGGGTGTTCCAGGGACTGTCGAGCCTGGGGCAGACCCTGCTGGTGGTGGGCGTGTTCGCCACCCAGTGGCTGTACTGGACGCTGGGCGAGGTCTTCTTCCACGGCCAGACGCCGGGCAAGCGCGCGCTGGGCATCCGCGTGGTGCGCCTGGACGGCTCGCCGGTGGGCCTCTACGAGAGCGCCGTGCGCAACCTGTGCCGCGCGGTGGACTTCCTGCCCGGTGTCTACGCGGTGGGCTGCATCAGCCTCCTGCTCACGCCCAGGCACCAGCGGCTGGGGGACGTGCTCGCCGGCACGGTGCTGGTGCGCGAGGAGCGCATCGACCTGGACAAGTACACGCAGCCGGCGCCCCAGACGACGAGCGGCGCCGTGCCCTCGACGGCGCGGGCGCTGAAGAGCGACGAGGTGGAGCTGGTGCTGGCGTTCCTCACCCGCGCGCCGGGACTCGCGCCGGACGTGCGACGGAGCATGGGCGCGCGGATGGTGGAGAAGCTGGGCGGGCTGACGGACGAGGAGCGTGACGCGGTGCTCGCGTCCTCCACTTCCATCGAGGCCCACCTGCGCGGCCTCGTGCGGACGGAGCGCTGA
- a CDS encoding stage II sporulation protein M, with product MALALTTFVAQKREGWKSLEGLLERQRAGTLTLDELRTLDTLYRRAASDLALAQTFYPDTDAHRFLNQLCARAYAAIYQPPRERWAAVRGFFRRDFPRTLRRELGFVGASAALFCLGLLLGALVVLWEPRGAELLVPSGVRQYVAQGRMWTDDILSVAPPNSVSSGIATNNLTVTILTFAMGIFAGLGTMFILVNNGVQIGAITALCIREGMTVGFLDFIAAHGPVELSIIVIAGGAGLMVGQALVDPGELPRSQALALRGREAVKLVLGCAPFLACIGVVEGYVSPGDLFPTWAKAALGLSLGGLFWAYLLRAGRADADTKDAPEVSAS from the coding sequence ATGGCCCTGGCGCTGACAACGTTCGTCGCCCAGAAGCGGGAGGGCTGGAAGTCGCTGGAGGGGCTGCTCGAGCGCCAGCGTGCGGGCACGCTGACGCTGGACGAGCTGCGCACGCTGGACACGCTGTACCGCCGCGCGGCCTCGGACCTGGCGCTCGCGCAGACGTTCTACCCGGACACCGACGCGCACCGCTTCCTCAACCAGCTCTGCGCGCGCGCGTACGCCGCCATCTATCAGCCTCCGCGCGAGCGCTGGGCCGCGGTGCGAGGCTTCTTCCGCCGCGACTTCCCGCGCACGCTGCGCCGCGAGCTGGGCTTCGTGGGCGCGAGCGCCGCGCTGTTCTGCCTGGGATTGCTGCTGGGCGCGCTGGTGGTGCTCTGGGAGCCCCGGGGCGCGGAGCTGCTGGTGCCCTCGGGCGTGCGGCAGTACGTGGCGCAGGGGCGCATGTGGACGGACGACATCCTGTCGGTGGCGCCGCCCAACTCCGTGTCGTCCGGCATCGCCACCAACAACCTCACCGTCACCATCCTCACCTTCGCGATGGGCATCTTCGCGGGGCTGGGGACGATGTTCATCCTGGTGAACAACGGCGTGCAGATTGGCGCCATCACCGCGCTGTGCATCCGCGAGGGCATGACGGTGGGCTTCCTGGACTTCATCGCCGCGCACGGCCCGGTGGAGCTGTCCATCATCGTCATCGCCGGAGGCGCGGGGCTGATGGTGGGCCAGGCGCTGGTGGACCCGGGGGAGCTGCCCCGGAGCCAGGCGTTGGCCCTGCGCGGACGCGAGGCGGTGAAGCTGGTGCTGGGGTGCGCGCCCTTCCTGGCCTGCATCGGCGTGGTGGAGGGCTACGTGTCCCCCGGCGACCTGTTCCCCACCTGGGCCAAGGCCGCGCTGGGCCTGTCCCTGGGGGGCCTGTTCTGGGCCTACCTGCTGCGGGCGGGCAGGGCCGACGCCGACACCAAGGACGCGCCGGAGGTCAGCGCCTCCTGA
- a CDS encoding J domain-containing protein, giving the protein MNAVASSWRTLENVEVECTHCGIRMTLQMGNRIRYFRCSGCHRWVSSTYSEVFRADAKVRTHPVKDTGAQDEQFIEVKDRLERWLSAIEDQDPYQLLGVSPLDSADKVRARYHALAMERHPDRGGSAEKMRELNVAYERILRHQQRKRQEALTSGASLVSASALPARSR; this is encoded by the coding sequence ATGAACGCGGTGGCTTCGAGCTGGCGGACACTGGAAAACGTCGAGGTGGAGTGTACCCACTGCGGCATCCGGATGACCCTTCAGATGGGGAACCGGATTCGCTACTTCCGGTGTTCCGGCTGCCACCGCTGGGTCTCCAGTACCTACTCCGAGGTGTTCCGGGCGGACGCGAAGGTGCGCACCCACCCCGTGAAGGACACCGGGGCCCAGGACGAGCAGTTCATCGAGGTGAAGGACCGGCTGGAGCGCTGGCTGTCCGCCATCGAGGACCAGGACCCGTACCAGCTGCTGGGCGTGTCGCCGCTGGACTCGGCGGACAAGGTGCGCGCGCGCTACCACGCGCTGGCCATGGAGCGTCACCCGGACCGGGGCGGCTCCGCGGAGAAGATGCGCGAGCTGAACGTCGCCTATGAGCGCATCCTCCGCCACCAGCAGCGCAAGCGTCAGGAGGCGCTGACCTCCGGCGCGTCCTTGGTGTCGGCGTCGGCCCTGCCCGCCCGCAGCAGGTAG
- a CDS encoding DivIVA domain-containing protein, which translates to MKITPLDIRQKRFDTALRGFSRREVEAYLELIAGEFEEVVKENIALKEELKRTQLKLEQHQERERTLQETMVTAQRISEDLQSAAKKEAEIIIADAEHQAEKIVHGAHQRLVQVVEDINELKRQRTQFESQVRSVLDAHQKLLETFKAPAFADRDYARVEDNVAYLSQKKATVSE; encoded by the coding sequence ATGAAGATCACTCCGCTCGACATCCGGCAGAAGCGGTTCGACACGGCGCTGCGCGGCTTCTCCCGCCGCGAGGTCGAGGCCTACCTCGAGTTGATCGCCGGCGAGTTCGAGGAGGTGGTGAAGGAGAACATCGCGCTCAAGGAGGAGCTCAAGCGCACGCAGCTCAAGCTCGAGCAGCATCAGGAGCGTGAGCGCACCCTCCAGGAGACGATGGTCACCGCGCAGCGCATCAGCGAGGACCTCCAGTCCGCCGCCAAGAAGGAGGCGGAGATCATCATCGCGGACGCCGAGCACCAGGCGGAGAAGATCGTCCACGGCGCCCACCAGCGGCTGGTGCAGGTGGTGGAGGACATCAACGAACTGAAGCGTCAGCGCACCCAGTTCGAGTCGCAGGTGCGCTCGGTGCTGGACGCGCACCAGAAGCTGCTGGAGACCTTCAAGGCCCCCGCCTTCGCGGACCGCGACTACGCCCGCGTCGAGGACAACGTGGCCTACCTGTCCCAGAAGAAGGCCACCGTCAGCGAGTAG
- a CDS encoding DUF167 domain-containing protein yields the protein MAPPWLKSLPDGVELALLIQPRASRTRVVGEHDGLLKIQLAAPPVDGEANAALLEFLGKQLGVPRRQVTLVAGDASRRKRVHVVGIDAARTEAVMSGA from the coding sequence GTGGCCCCGCCCTGGCTGAAGTCCCTGCCGGACGGCGTGGAGCTGGCGCTGCTCATCCAGCCCCGCGCCTCACGCACCCGCGTCGTCGGCGAGCATGACGGGCTGTTGAAAATCCAGCTCGCCGCTCCTCCCGTGGATGGAGAGGCCAACGCCGCCCTGCTCGAGTTCCTGGGCAAGCAGCTGGGTGTCCCTCGGAGGCAGGTGACGCTCGTGGCCGGTGACGCATCGCGCCGCAAACGGGTGCACGTGGTCGGCATTGATGCGGCGCGGACCGAGGCTGTTATGTCTGGGGCCTAG
- a CDS encoding peptidase MA family metallohydrolase, translating to MRHLLVLLLLLWTMPRAWAQGLVEGSVSHPHGAGDALVDKVVLVPHARPAQVVGEVTTKRFRILHTAAATGAARELAGQIEAVRDGFGTILGRDWPGVTEVRLGVGRDEFDALALPGGKPPGWAVALAYPAHQIILLDALSLNAPDGQQTLRHELAHVALGQLARDWPRWFQEGVAQNVTGERFSLTHYSALFRAVTQERVFHFEDLSDDWPDLPADVEIAYAQSAAFVAHLGTRYGAHAMGQLVDGVRAGEPFETAFGKAFHTSLDVEEAGWRDGLAARYGWLPLTTSSALLWLTASVLCVAAYARRRRQKNLRLAEMAAQEAADEAALRLMLVAQQQAAEANATPLPAPADGAPPGEVYWTGAPPAPEPEHADSAPHAESPSGEFGMGPEGETPDVDGEDPRARTLKPTLH from the coding sequence ATGCGCCACCTGCTCGTCCTGCTGCTGTTGCTTTGGACCATGCCTCGGGCGTGGGCCCAGGGCCTGGTCGAAGGCTCCGTCTCCCATCCCCACGGCGCGGGCGACGCGCTCGTGGACAAGGTGGTGCTCGTCCCCCATGCCCGGCCTGCCCAGGTCGTCGGCGAGGTGACGACGAAGCGCTTCCGCATCCTCCACACGGCCGCGGCCACCGGGGCGGCCCGGGAGCTGGCGGGACAGATTGAGGCGGTGCGTGACGGCTTCGGCACCATCCTCGGGCGGGACTGGCCAGGGGTGACGGAGGTGCGGCTGGGCGTGGGGCGCGACGAGTTCGACGCGCTGGCGCTCCCCGGCGGCAAGCCCCCGGGCTGGGCGGTGGCGCTCGCCTACCCCGCCCATCAAATCATCCTGCTGGACGCGCTGAGCCTGAACGCGCCGGACGGGCAGCAGACGCTGCGGCACGAGCTGGCGCACGTGGCGCTGGGGCAGCTCGCGCGCGACTGGCCGCGCTGGTTCCAGGAGGGCGTCGCGCAGAACGTCACCGGGGAGCGCTTCTCGCTCACCCACTACTCCGCCCTCTTCCGCGCGGTGACGCAGGAGCGCGTCTTCCACTTCGAGGACCTGTCCGACGACTGGCCGGACCTGCCCGCCGACGTGGAGATTGCCTATGCCCAGAGCGCCGCCTTCGTCGCGCACCTGGGCACCCGCTACGGCGCCCACGCCATGGGACAGCTCGTGGACGGGGTGCGCGCGGGAGAGCCCTTCGAGACGGCCTTCGGCAAGGCCTTCCACACCTCGCTGGACGTGGAGGAGGCCGGCTGGCGCGACGGGCTCGCGGCCCGCTACGGCTGGCTTCCGCTCACCACCAGCTCCGCGCTCCTGTGGCTGACGGCCTCCGTGCTGTGCGTGGCCGCGTACGCGCGCCGCCGCCGGCAGAAGAACCTGCGCCTGGCCGAGATGGCCGCCCAGGAGGCCGCGGACGAGGCCGCCCTGAGGCTGATGCTCGTCGCCCAGCAGCAGGCGGCCGAGGCCAACGCCACGCCGCTGCCCGCCCCCGCGGACGGCGCGCCCCCGGGCGAGGTGTACTGGACGGGCGCCCCACCCGCGCCGGAGCCCGAGCACGCCGACAGCGCGCCCCACGCGGAGTCGCCCTCGGGCGAGTTCGGGATGGGACCGGAGGGTGAGACTCCAGACGTGGACGGCGAGGACCCTCGGGCCCGCACGCTCAAGCCCACCCTGCATTGA
- the polA gene encoding DNA polymerase I has translation MADTSPPRSAPTLVLIDASGFIFRAYHAIPPLTTSKGVPTNAVLGFTRMVLKSLRDLKPTHVALAFDKESRVERQKIDPTYKANREGPPEDLVPQFALIRRVVEALNLPILEMPGWEADDVIGTLARKAKAEGFCVQVVTGDKDFIQIVDEDVRLFDPMKDVHTRPEDVKERLGIEPKQMRDYLALIGDAVDNVAKVPGIGPKTATELIQQFGDVDTLLSRLDEVKKPKIRENLASHRESLLRARQLVSFKTDLPLEVRVAELTRKELDATRARELFTELEFYALLKELPQAGQGGAPGASEPVKEKPAPLPTTTTLVTTDEELQALAQAVRAAGSVSLVPAYEGLPFAAKLVGLGVALPDASTRYVPLRHDVLGATQVRPDAFAAAFKAVLEDVAVKKGGHDLKALTLVLANEGIDLTGAHDDVELLSYLLNPSRREHALADLARERLVTELPALPPAAEGRRGKKDRALADHSPEELALGFAVRAEAARRLAPELWKELDEAKLSELAQKLELPLLPILARMERRGVSLDTQELARISVKVDAAVESQVKEVYKHAGREFNIGSNPQLVQVLFTDLKLPIIKRGKTGPSADQEVLEKLAEEHPLPNAIIEYRSLSKLKSTYLDTLPTLVAADGRIHTTYHQAATATGRLSSTDPNLQNIPVRTELGREIRRAFVAAPGHQLVSADYSQVELRLLAHIADDAVLVEAFRNDEDVHSRTAAEVFGVAPDQVDREQRRVAKMVNFGIAYGLSPHGLSTRLGIPQETARDIIERYFIRYAGIRRYLEETVNTARKTGYVETLYGRRRYMADLNSKNRGVAQAAERAAINMPIQGTAADLIKKAMLVVDEELRAQKLSTVLLLQVHDELLLEAPDAEVEQVKALVARGMAGVASLKVPLKVDVGAGKSWADAH, from the coding sequence ATGGCCGACACCAGCCCCCCGCGCTCCGCGCCCACCCTGGTCCTCATCGACGCGTCCGGCTTCATCTTCCGCGCCTACCACGCGATTCCGCCGCTCACGACGAGCAAGGGCGTACCTACCAACGCCGTGCTCGGCTTCACGCGCATGGTGCTCAAGTCCCTGCGGGACTTGAAGCCCACCCACGTCGCGCTCGCCTTCGACAAGGAGAGCCGCGTGGAGCGCCAGAAGATCGACCCCACGTACAAGGCGAACCGCGAGGGGCCTCCCGAGGACCTGGTGCCGCAGTTCGCGCTCATCCGCCGCGTGGTGGAGGCGCTCAACCTGCCCATCCTGGAGATGCCGGGCTGGGAGGCGGACGACGTCATCGGCACGCTCGCGCGGAAGGCCAAGGCGGAGGGCTTCTGCGTCCAGGTCGTCACCGGGGACAAGGACTTCATCCAGATCGTCGACGAGGACGTGCGCCTGTTCGACCCGATGAAGGACGTGCACACCCGGCCCGAGGACGTGAAGGAGCGGCTGGGCATCGAACCGAAGCAGATGCGCGACTACCTGGCGCTCATCGGCGACGCGGTGGACAACGTGGCCAAGGTGCCGGGCATCGGCCCGAAGACGGCCACGGAGCTCATCCAGCAGTTCGGTGACGTGGACACGCTGCTGTCGCGGCTGGACGAGGTGAAGAAGCCGAAGATTCGCGAGAACCTCGCCTCGCACCGCGAGAGCCTGCTGCGCGCCCGGCAGCTGGTCAGCTTCAAGACGGACCTGCCGTTGGAGGTCCGCGTGGCGGAGCTGACCCGCAAGGAGCTGGACGCCACGCGCGCCCGCGAGCTGTTCACCGAGCTGGAGTTCTACGCGCTGCTCAAGGAGCTGCCGCAGGCGGGGCAGGGCGGAGCGCCGGGAGCCTCCGAGCCCGTGAAGGAGAAGCCCGCGCCGCTGCCCACCACCACGACGCTCGTCACCACGGACGAGGAGCTCCAGGCGCTGGCCCAGGCCGTGCGCGCGGCGGGCTCGGTGAGCCTGGTGCCGGCCTACGAGGGCCTGCCCTTCGCCGCGAAGCTGGTGGGCCTGGGCGTGGCCCTTCCGGACGCGAGCACGCGCTACGTGCCGCTGCGCCACGATGTCCTGGGCGCCACCCAGGTGCGCCCGGACGCCTTCGCCGCCGCCTTCAAGGCCGTGCTCGAGGACGTCGCGGTGAAGAAGGGGGGCCATGACCTCAAGGCGCTCACCCTGGTGCTCGCCAACGAGGGCATCGACCTCACGGGCGCGCACGACGACGTGGAGCTCTTGAGCTACCTGCTCAACCCCTCGCGGCGCGAGCACGCGCTGGCGGACCTGGCTCGCGAGCGGCTCGTCACGGAGCTGCCCGCGCTGCCCCCCGCGGCCGAAGGGCGGCGCGGCAAGAAGGACCGCGCGCTGGCGGACCACTCACCGGAGGAGCTGGCGCTGGGCTTCGCGGTGCGCGCCGAGGCCGCGCGCAGGCTCGCCCCCGAGCTGTGGAAGGAGCTGGACGAGGCGAAGCTGTCGGAGCTGGCCCAGAAGCTGGAGCTGCCGCTGCTCCCCATCCTCGCGCGCATGGAGCGGCGGGGCGTGAGCCTGGACACCCAGGAGCTCGCGCGCATCTCCGTGAAGGTGGACGCGGCCGTCGAGTCGCAGGTGAAGGAGGTTTACAAGCACGCCGGACGCGAGTTCAACATCGGCTCCAATCCGCAGCTGGTGCAGGTGCTCTTCACCGACTTGAAGCTGCCCATCATCAAGCGCGGCAAGACGGGGCCGTCCGCGGACCAGGAGGTGCTGGAGAAGCTGGCCGAGGAGCACCCGCTGCCCAACGCCATCATCGAGTACCGCAGCCTGTCCAAGCTCAAGAGCACCTACCTGGACACGCTGCCGACGCTGGTGGCCGCGGACGGCCGCATCCACACCACCTACCACCAGGCCGCCACCGCCACGGGCCGCCTGTCCTCCACGGACCCCAACCTCCAGAACATCCCCGTGCGCACGGAGCTGGGGCGGGAGATCCGCCGCGCCTTCGTGGCGGCCCCGGGCCACCAGCTGGTCAGCGCGGACTACAGCCAGGTGGAGCTGCGGCTGTTGGCGCACATCGCCGACGACGCCGTGCTGGTGGAGGCGTTCCGCAACGACGAGGACGTGCACAGCCGCACCGCCGCCGAGGTCTTCGGCGTGGCGCCGGACCAGGTGGACCGCGAGCAACGCCGCGTGGCGAAGATGGTGAACTTCGGCATCGCCTACGGCCTGTCGCCGCACGGCCTGTCCACGCGCCTGGGCATCCCCCAGGAGACGGCGCGCGACATCATCGAGCGCTACTTCATCCGCTACGCCGGCATCCGCCGCTACCTGGAGGAGACCGTCAACACGGCCCGCAAGACGGGCTACGTGGAGACACTGTACGGCCGGCGCCGCTACATGGCGGACCTGAACTCCAAGAACCGCGGCGTGGCGCAGGCCGCCGAGCGGGCCGCCATCAACATGCCCATCCAGGGCACCGCCGCGGACCTCATCAAGAAGGCCATGCTGGTGGTGGACGAGGAGCTGCGCGCGCAGAAGCTCTCCACCGTGCTGCTCTTGCAGGTGCACGACGAACTGCTGCTGGAGGCGCCGGACGCGGAGGTGGAGCAGGTGAAGGCGCTGGTGGCGCGCGGCATGGCGGGCGTGGCCTCGCTCAAGGTGCCGCTGAAGGTGGACGTCGGGGCGGGGAAGAGCTGGGCGGACGCCCACTGA
- a CDS encoding FHA domain-containing protein: MATLVVRLPDGTENEHEVVGELKLGRQQGCDILLTEGGVSRTHARVFTEAGTVFIEDLGSANGTFVNGEAITEPTALTPQSEVVLGDYTLSLKAAPARTSGARRAAKSAGSEPPMPVGGEGGGARATRALPSVKSKPAGAPPPGGALAKRPKPAAGGGASGPLLRGTVGPWAGKTYPLKGKVLVGRLPPAAIILEDDSVSRKHAELEATGRGVLVRDLGSANGTLLNGDPLGPEPVELQPGDQLQFGVIELTFEAPEEEAAVPSRRGAGAPPPTRRRDAGGGGGDPEAARRKKLFVAGGGLVAVLLVAGVVKVMMPSTPAETNGPMGPGVQVDPAQQISDLLSECRSFASSELGAPNWAKAEQICSQVLDLDPINTDANTLIRRIKLEKEAYENFSTGEKLVQRLKPEEALASFRKIPRESEYFRRARSKASEAAEQVTKRALDDCKRYLNNSQWSAAVPRCQTYMAVWCQNQPREDLQPPLGYTLKLDGRLRRNEWRPKDPLFVKFLISRQKLDPNSIPWTCPVAEVLNQENLPTDPKMVVLESVKQRYPNKLMQAAMMDYWSGRGSEALATLQKLRANYESSALHGAADEMMKTMSTVDQLFKGGQSYLAADDPEKASEPLREALEVDKSLMLDLAESKPSFYRRSILQDMADKAYQRGRHWADREDNRRACRVWKLGFSFYAGNADLNKAAGFCSTLALNTFRGAGGCPDLAAVLDLAVKGDGVEEMVEAKKREWKCN; the protein is encoded by the coding sequence ATGGCCACACTGGTCGTCCGTCTGCCCGACGGCACGGAGAACGAGCACGAAGTCGTCGGCGAGCTGAAGCTGGGTCGCCAGCAGGGCTGTGACATCCTGCTCACCGAGGGAGGCGTGTCGCGCACCCACGCGCGCGTCTTCACGGAGGCGGGCACCGTCTTCATCGAGGACCTGGGGAGCGCCAACGGCACCTTCGTGAATGGCGAGGCCATCACGGAGCCCACCGCGCTCACGCCCCAGTCCGAGGTGGTGCTCGGCGACTACACCCTGAGCCTCAAGGCCGCGCCCGCCCGCACGTCCGGCGCGCGGCGCGCCGCGAAGTCCGCCGGCTCCGAGCCGCCCATGCCCGTGGGCGGCGAGGGCGGTGGCGCGCGCGCGACGCGGGCCCTGCCCAGCGTGAAGTCGAAGCCCGCGGGCGCGCCTCCTCCCGGTGGGGCGCTGGCGAAGCGTCCGAAGCCGGCGGCGGGTGGTGGCGCCAGCGGTCCGCTGCTGCGAGGCACCGTGGGGCCGTGGGCGGGCAAGACGTATCCGCTCAAGGGCAAGGTGCTGGTGGGAAGGCTCCCTCCGGCGGCCATCATCCTGGAGGACGACTCGGTCAGCCGGAAGCACGCGGAGCTCGAGGCCACGGGCCGGGGCGTCCTGGTGCGCGACCTGGGCAGCGCCAACGGCACGCTGCTCAACGGAGACCCGCTGGGCCCGGAGCCGGTGGAGCTGCAGCCCGGCGACCAGCTCCAGTTCGGCGTCATCGAGCTGACGTTCGAGGCGCCCGAGGAAGAGGCGGCGGTGCCCTCGCGGCGTGGCGCGGGCGCGCCTCCGCCCACCCGGCGGCGAGACGCTGGCGGCGGCGGTGGAGACCCGGAGGCCGCGCGGCGCAAGAAGCTGTTCGTGGCCGGCGGAGGCCTGGTGGCGGTGCTGCTCGTGGCCGGCGTGGTGAAGGTGATGATGCCCTCCACGCCCGCCGAGACGAATGGGCCCATGGGCCCGGGCGTGCAGGTGGACCCCGCTCAGCAGATCTCGGATCTGCTCAGCGAGTGTCGCTCCTTCGCGTCCAGCGAGCTGGGCGCGCCCAACTGGGCCAAGGCCGAGCAGATCTGCTCGCAGGTGCTGGACCTGGACCCCATCAACACGGACGCCAACACCCTCATCCGCCGCATCAAGCTGGAGAAGGAGGCGTACGAGAACTTCTCCACGGGCGAGAAGCTGGTGCAGCGCCTCAAGCCCGAGGAGGCCCTGGCGTCGTTCCGCAAGATTCCGCGCGAGAGCGAGTACTTCCGCCGCGCGCGCTCCAAGGCGAGCGAGGCGGCCGAGCAGGTGACGAAGCGCGCCCTGGATGACTGCAAGCGCTACCTGAACAACTCGCAGTGGAGCGCCGCGGTGCCGCGCTGCCAGACGTACATGGCGGTGTGGTGCCAGAACCAGCCGCGCGAAGATTTGCAGCCGCCCCTGGGCTACACGCTGAAGCTGGACGGGCGCCTGCGCCGCAACGAGTGGCGGCCGAAGGACCCCCTGTTCGTGAAGTTCCTCATCTCGCGCCAGAAGTTGGATCCGAACTCCATCCCCTGGACGTGCCCGGTGGCGGAGGTGCTCAACCAGGAGAACCTGCCCACGGACCCGAAGATGGTGGTGCTGGAGTCGGTGAAGCAGCGCTATCCCAACAAGCTGATGCAGGCGGCGATGATGGACTACTGGTCCGGCCGAGGCAGCGAGGCCCTGGCCACGCTGCAGAAGCTGCGCGCCAACTACGAGTCCTCGGCGCTGCACGGGGCCGCGGACGAGATGATGAAGACCATGTCCACGGTGGATCAGCTCTTCAAGGGTGGCCAGAGCTACCTGGCCGCGGATGACCCAGAGAAGGCGTCCGAGCCGCTGCGCGAGGCGCTGGAGGTGGACAAGTCGCTGATGCTCGACCTGGCCGAGTCCAAGCCGTCGTTCTACCGGCGCAGCATCCTCCAGGACATGGCGGACAAGGCCTATCAGCGCGGCCGGCACTGGGCGGACCGCGAGGACAACCGCCGCGCGTGCCGCGTGTGGAAGCTGGGCTTCAGCTTCTACGCGGGCAACGCGGACCTCAACAAGGCGGCGGGCTTCTGCTCGACGCTGGCGCTCAACACCTTCCGTGGCGCCGGCGGCTGTCCGGACCTGGCGGCGGTGCTGGACCTGGCCGTCAAGGGCGACGGCGTGGAGGAGATGGTCGAGGCGAAGAAGCGCGAGTGGAAGTGCAACTAG